tgctgtgaacattggggtgcatgtatcttttccaattagtgcttttgttttctttggatgtatATCTAGGAGTAttatctgcaaacaatgacagttaTACCTCTGACCCTCCAATTTGGACACCTCTTactctgtgtgcgtgtgtctaTGATTGCTGTGATTAgggcttccaatactatgttaacaAGTGGCAATAGTGggcatccctgtcttgttcctggatttaatgggaaggctttcagcttttcaccattgagtatgatgttggctgtgggtttgtcataaatggctttcattatgttgagctatgctccctctatacccactttaatGAAAGTTTCTATCATGAATGAATATTGAACTTGATCAAATGTTTTcatctgcatctattgagatgatcatgtgacttttattcctttcattaatgtgtgtcacattgattgatttgcagataatGATCCATCCTTGCATCTCTTAAATTTACCCATGTGATCATGGTGTGTGaccctttttatatatttctgcattcagtttgctaatattttgttgaggatttttgaatctatattcattagaaatattagcctataattttctgttttcatagtgtctttgtctggttttggtatcagggtactTAACCACCTTGTGGAATGAATCTGGGAGTGTTTTGTTCTCTTCAGTTTTCAGAATAGTGTGAGAAGGATAGATATTAGTTCTTtatgtgtttggtagaatttccctgtgaagccatccagtcttGGACCTTTGTTTGCTGGGAGAGTTTTTTATTACAAGAAAAACCATTGTCAGTTTTTGACTTGTAGGTACAATAGCCTTAAGGTGCTAGCgcagaagccctgagggttgGGTGGGCTGGTTCCATTCCTCAGAATGAAGCAGTAcaggagcaggaggggctggacTGTGCCCACTGTAGTTGTCCTGGCACATGTCAGTGTTCCAAGACACTCCTGATTTACTGCCCCTGACAGCACCAGTAACACCCCCTATCACATTCAGTGTAGTGTCAGGTCCAGTCCAGCTCTGTCCCCCATGTGTGCACTCtcctcagcagcagcagcctttGCCTAGTGAGGAGCTGTGCCATGGAGCAAAAGGGGCAGGAGCGGGTACTTGGTGTGGTCTTGGGGGCAGTCCTGGGAAACCAGCCAGAGTTCTGGCAGTCTCTGtctgcctcctccaccttctTTTTTGAGCAGGCCAGCATGTGTGACTCTTTTGTCAATGGTATGCATTGAAAATACCTTGTTTAAACTATGTCATCACTTTCTTAATGatgaacagaaatgtatttaaaagactATCCTTTCACTGAATTGcagttttatcttatttatcaGGTGATCATATATGTGTGATTatgtttctgggctttctgttctgttcttttcactGATCTATCCATCTTTATGACAATATTACATTGTCTTTTATTACAGCATTATAACTTATTAATAAGTCTTGATATCTGGCAGTGTTAGCCTTCTAGGTTTGCTGCTTTAGTCAAGATTGCTTGGTTGTTATACAGCATGAATACAGAATGTTGCCAGGAATATCTTTAGActacagaatatattaaaatgataccTATGTTTTTAGATATTCTGGAAAATTCTGTGCTGCAATAGGTCTtctacattttcataaaattttagaatcagctcatcagtttccatacacacacacctgtttggattttctttttttgttgttgttaagattTCATTAGTTattttggggagaattgacatctcaGCAATGCTGTTTCCAATCCATGACCATGGTACCTttacttaggtctttaatttctccctggttctgtggttttcagtttagcagtttttccaatttttcattaaatatgttcctaaatattttatactgttttcattttttcatttatactaTCTGAACTGTTTATTCTCTAATTGTTTAATGGGAACATATAGAAAAACAGTTGATGTTTGGACATTTACtgtgtatcctgcaaccttgcttcCAAGATCAGATGAGATTGGGCTCATTCAGGGTGGAATGGCCGTAGACCCTACAACCTTGCTAATTCACTTATTCTGGTAGTTGTTTTGcagatttctaaaaattttctaCATAAACAGTTTTACCATCTATTAATAAAGAcaagtttacttcttccttcccaatctttataccatttttcttttccttgccttttgtACTGGCTAGGTATACTAGGAAAATGTTTtatagaagtagtgagagtgaaCATCTTGATCTTGTTTCTGACCTCagggaaaaaatattcagtatgtTACCATTAATTTTGATGTTAACTGAAAGATTTCTGTAAATGCCCTTGATTTTTTGAGGaagttttcttccattccttgTTTGCTaagactttttaaacaattatgaaTATTGAAATTGcccaaatgcttttttttttgcatgtagtgAGATAACCATATGGCTTTCCTTATTTATTATGTGATTATGGTGAGTAgtcttaattttcaaatgttaaaccaatctGATATTTCTGAAATACATCATCTTTGATCATAATATATTGTTTTTATGATtactgaatttgatttttttgtgtgtgtccatGGAGATGTTATCCTGTAATTCTCCTTGTTGGAAACTTTCCACGTTTGGGGTTGAAGgctatattattttcattttcataagatGAGTTGagcattgtttcacatttttcaatTCTGTGGATGATTTTATATAagattgtgttttttctttaatgtttggaAGATTTTACCAACAAAGCCATTTGGGTCTGAAGTTATCTCTTTGTGGAGATTTAAAGTTTCAGATTgttaagtttttaatatttatctttgttaatattatcataaataaaatacatgtagtTTCTGGAACAGTACAGATGAATTATTCTTTACTTAAAGACAGGTAATAACTGTGTGATTCTGACATACCTTAATATCTTACTCTTGGTGCAATGAGACAGAAGCCAAATGTCCAACACATACATGCAAAGTTAGTATTGCAGGTGAAGAACACTGATAAAATGAACCTGGCCATGTTTCTATAGAAGAGAGAGAGGTagctctcctctgtcctctttttaaaggagataaaaaaaaCCTTTGTTCCCTTGGAGGATCCTGAGTTCTCTCTAACATTTTAgcatataaataaatttcttcaggCAGAAAAAAGACTATTGTTTCCAGCTTTACACCAAGGATGTCACCAGAGTCAGGATGAGATCTtgaattttcagaaatttcaaaacagatctatgccccctccccacacacagcttTTTTGTCCTCATCATACCCACTTAGTAACCCGGAGACCATCCCATTCTGAAGACAGCAGTATTTAATACTATGACTGCCTTGCTGAGGTGTGTATACCAAGAAGTGGGTGAGGAAAATAGAATCAGATTCATTCTTCCTTATTGTTGAAAAGTCAACAGTGGTGAGATATCCTCTAAGAGGGGTTAAATCCAGATTTGATACACTCTCCCAGAAATGGGTGGCCCTGCCCACTACCTTGTGCCTTCCACAAGAATCAGAAACTAAAAATTCAGGCAGCTTTTGTAATCTTGGTTGTACAGGCTATTAGAATAAGCCTTTAGCAAGGTAACAAGTGATGCAGACAGTTCTGCCAGGATCCATGGTGTTTCCATAGCTTATAGCATCACAGGGATGTTTCTCAGCCTTGTCAGAGTGCTGCCATTGAGCAGGATGATCACACCTGCTTTCAGATTGGCAAAACTTAAGGCCAGAGCAGAGAAGGCAGTTAGGGAAGACTTCTGTGACTCCAGGCATTAGATGATTATTTTGCTGGCCAGCAAGGCTTTActttcagggttttctttttaaaagtctttttcatCTTGTCAGTCACAGATCACAAGTTGAAACCCTGAAGGTGGGTACAACAGCCTAGAGATCCATATGAACCTCTGATGGGTCAGACATCAGATTGTAACTCATTAGCTCATTTTAACTCACTTGCTCATTAGCAAATAGCATTACTCTTCCAAAAGGCATCTCCTGAAGTGTATCTCCATCTGGAGACTGCCCTGGTCATGGTGTCTTCTTGGTATACTGCCTTCCCTcaggtaaaaataatttctaagccTTTTAAAGTCCATACAAGCAAAAACTATCCATCATGGGGGCTTGTTCTTTCCAGTAGTGTAAGATTCTAGATATGGATGCTAAGGTTTTACTACAAACACTTCTTTCCCTGATTGGGACGACCATCTCTAGGACTTATGCCAAATTGATTTTTGCCATATATTCTGATGTAGTAGCCACAAAATAACATAAAGCTGTTCTTAAAAATTACCCCTTTGAGTGATGTCAGCATCATGGCAGTGTGAGATATTCattttgtctctccccttcaaCCTACAACCAGTAAAACATCTGTAACTCAACACATCCTGTTTGCCCAACATACCAGAACCAGAGAGTTCCATATGTCTGTACATCTGAAGGTGGCTGGTCTGGAACACATAGAGGAGGCAGGACCAGAGGAACAGCTAAGAGTGGGTGACAGTGGATGAGAAAGAGCAATTTATGGGGGACAAACAGCTGGGCTTacctggaaaaaatatatttattctagaTTTGTAAAATGATGGTGTGATTCTGATCTGAATCCAGATATAATGATATGTTTGTCTCAgtgatatgttttaaaaaatatgtattatcagTTCTTAGGACATTGAACTCAAGGAAGTAGAGTATTGTAGATAGCAGAACAGTAAAAATAGTCCTGCATAACCAAAAATCTTAAAGTAAAGGTAAATGAAATTTCTGGAACCAGGTTTAGAATTTTATCCCTTAAGGTTTTGTTTTCATGGTATATAGAGATGTTGAAATATGTATATGAAAGCAGGATTGAATACTGATACTAAATCAGGTGAGATTTGTTTGGGCAAAAGTCAGAAAGCATTGAAAAGGGGTTGGATGCTCAGGAGAGGTCCACTGCTGACCAGTGCTgatgaaataaagggaaaataccACAACTAGGGTAGAACTGTGCAGTCTGATCCTGTGGCAAGAATGGTTTGTCTACTCTTGGGTTTTGCTcttgtttgcatatttttattcCTCATGAACCAGAAGTAGAAACAATTAAAGCTTGGGTTTTAGTACTGTTCCTTTTTGAACTGGAGCTTTTAGAGCATTGATTCATTACTGCTTGGTAGAATAGGAGAGAAGATGTGACTGGATGTGTATATGCTGTTGTCATATTCTAGGCATGAGAGATCATGACCTAAACTGATGAACTCCCCCAGATCTAATGCTGTTTCCTCTCAATATCCTTGTCAGCTAATCTTTCTTGTCACTCTATTTATATTTCAGAATTAATTAATAGCAGTAGAAACTATTCAAGAAACAAGTTTGATGAGTTTAACAAAGGTAGAAAATGGCTCCATGGTGACAAACATGAAAGAACTCATTCTGaagagaaaccttatgaatgtaataaaaatggGAATGGCCTCTCTCTTAATGAAGACTCTGCTCCGCatcagaaaattcaaattttgaagCAACGTTTTGAATACAATGAATGTAGGAAAGCTTTCCATGAAAATTCACTCTCTGTTATTCAGAAGAAAACTTACACAGGACAGAACATCTGTGAGTACACTGAATGTGGAAAAAACTTCTGCAATATGCCATCTCTTACTGCTCACCAAAGAACACATCCAGCTGATAATCACtatgattttaataaatgtgGAGGAAATTTCTTAGAGGAATCCATCCTCTTTGAACAGAGTGTTCACCCTTTGAACCAGAAGTCAGAATTCATTCAAATTCAGGGAACCCACTCAATTGACAATATAATTGAATATAATGAATATGGAAACTGTTTCAGTGAAAAGctaatttttggtgtacaacaGAGCATACACACAGGAGAAAAAACTTATGAATGTCATGAATGTGGAAAAACCTTCAACCAAAAATCAGCCCACACAAGACATCAGAGAACCCATACAGAGGAAAAATCCTGGGAATGTCATGAATGTGGGAAAACTTTCTATAAGAATTCATACCTCAttaaacatcagagaattcatacaggggagaaaccttatgaatgtcAGGAATGTGGGAGATCCTTCATTGAAAAGTCAATTCTCACCCAACATCATAGGACACACAAACGAAAGAAATCATATGAATGCcctgaatgtgggaaatccttcGCAAGTAATTCGGCCCTTACTCTACATGAGAAAagacacacaggggagaagcccAATGAGTGctgtgaatgtgggaaagcctttctCCGAAAATCAGACCTCATTATACACCAAAGAACTCACACAGGGGAAAAACCTTATGAATGTAACACATGTGGAAAATACTTCCGCCACAGGTCAGCCTTCACTTTGCATCAGAGAATACACACAGGAGAGAAATCCTTTATATGTAATGAATGTGGTAAATCCTTCTATGTGAAGTCATACCTCATTGTACATCAAAGAATTCACACAGGGGAAAGACCTTACGAATGTGACgaatgtgggaaatccttctCTGCGAAGTCAActcttaataaacatttgaaaactcaTACAGGTGAGAAGCCCTATGCATGTATTGAATGTGGAAGATTTCTATGCAGCTTCAGGAGTTTCACACAGCATCAGAggacacacacaggagagaaaccttttgaatgtaatgaatgtgggaaaaacTTTCGTCAGAAGTCATCCCTAACTGCGCATAAGAAAACTCACATAATacagaaaccctatgaatgtaatgAATGCAGAAAATCATTCTGTCTGAAGTCAAGACTCACTGTACATCGTAGAATacacacaggggagaaaccctatgaatgtaatgTTTGTGGAAAATCATTCTATGTCAACTCAAAACTCACTGTACATCAGAGAACACATTTGAGGAGAAactctataaatataaatgaggGAAATCACTCTGGGTGAAGTCCAGAGTTTATAGAACAAAGAACACAAAGTGGAGAgtaaaatctattaatataatgATTTTGAGAACACCTTTGGTCAAAAATCAGTTCTCACAATACAGAGCAGAGAActtaaagaggagagaaaataatatgaagataTTCTGGACATTGGAAAATTTTCTACTGGAATTTGGACCATGTAGTATATGAGACAACTGAGCGGAGAAAACCTATTGGTGAATGAATACAGGGCAgattttgcccaaagtcacaccttactaaatatttatagaaatgatatatagtatttgtagAGAAGTCTTTACTCACAGGCCAGGGAAAATGCACAAGCTATAGGAAATTATAGGAAGACATTTACTATGAGGTGATATTTTATTGGGCTTGTGTGAAATACTTGAAGTGGCATCTCAGTGGGTATCACATAGTAGTTATTAGAAAAGTACTTCTAAGTAAGTGGAAGCTTTAAGTTAAAGTTAAGTTTATCATACATCAGAGATGTTCAATTGAAGTGTCTAGCAATTTAGGAAATGtggagaatgttttcattttagcaCTTTGCTTTGTAAAAATACAGTCTGGCCCATTGCCCAGTGTGCTGTTCCTTTCAACTTAAGGTTTTAGATGTGACCTGGAGTTGGCAGTTGTAAACAATTCAAAGATTTATTGCTCAGGCATATGTGAAACAAGGAAGGGTTTTTGCAGGGGACCCACCAACAAGAAGACTTTCTGATGtccaggtggagagagagaacctGGTCTTTGTGACATACATAGGACAGCAGCCTGCcagcaggatttttaaaataattctggggTGTACTAATTTTGAGTGGCTTGTCCTGGAATGGTGGATCGAAGGGGCAAGGTAGGTTGCCTTGAATGCAACTTACCAGCTGTAGCAGAAGTGGTTGAGTTTAGAACGTAGGTGGTTTCTGCCCTGCCAGTGTCTTACCAGTTTGGCCAACCGTCATCCATCATGTGAGTGACTTATTGCACCCAACTTTATTTCCCCACATACTTACCACTTCTCACATGTgatacaatgattttttaaaggcaaaaattcacatacaaacatatacattGTCAAGTACAGAGCTTTAAAGAGCACAAATAGATTCTACTACTTGGTAGGCAACAGTAGCTTTCAGCAGACCAGTGCTCTCACTAAGGACAACTAGAAAGGCAGTTCacagaaagtatatttaaatgCAACATGTTGTTGCAAAGCAGAGAGGGCTGGTATGGTAAAATTCAGGAGAGGAGTGAAAGAAAGTAAATGGGAAAATGGGAGCACCTGCCAATTCTGGCTACAGGGAGGAGCCTGAATATTGAGCTTGGCTCAGTCAGAGGATTATGGCTTGGTGTCAGGGCAGGGGAGATGTAGGGTGCAGGGAGACCAGAAACCAGAGACCAGCAGAAATCTGGCAGTCAAGGCTGAAGTGAAAATTTTGAAACATAGGAGACTTCAAACACATGGCCAGtttatcaaaattttctttactcagggaaaaatgaatagaattcaGGAACTGCCAGCAGGCTGGGCCCTTGGTGAACACAGCATGCTCTCAGTGGCAGTGCAGAGTCGTACCAGAGGTAAACTGTACCTTACCAAATCTGCAAACAATTCCTGACTCATATTTTGaaaatcttccagaaagaaaactcaCAGGAACAGATGACTTCACTCCAgttattccaaatatttaaagaaatagtaccAAGCTTTTATAAGCTCTTCCAGAGAAAGGAGGATAGGAGTTTTCctgttcattttatgaagctagtacaacactgataccaaaaccttAAGATATTTCAGGAAAGTAAGGTTCATTCCACTATCTTATGAATTTAGATGCAAAAccctgaaattaaataaaaattccagtCATATCACATATCTTGACTAAATGATATTAGAGGAATCAAAGGAtgcatttaatgtttaaaattcacTTGATTTGACCTTCTATTCCCCTTCCTCTCAGACTCTACCTTCTCCCTTGCAATATGTACaattctctcctgctttcctgtCCTAGAGTGGGAGTCAGAACAGCCCTGACATGGGGGATGAGAAAGGTGTGGAGGTGATGTGCCCCCTTGCATCAGAAGTGCTGAGGGCAGTTGGAAGACATGATCAGCATGGCTGAGATGCTGGTAACACTGGGCAGATAAATAAATGTACTGAGGGTGGtgagagccaggtttctcatTGTTGGAGATGGTATCTGCAAACACAGAAGGGGAAAGCTAGAAAACAATCTAAAGTGCTGgaatataattcatattttaagtacACAAATAAAGTATTGCTTATGGATGTGTGTTTTGGATCTGTGTGCTGAGAGGGCCTAAACACAGTGACACCCCCATAAGGTTGAGCACACCAGGTGCCAGGTTGTTAATTTTAAGTACTATTCTCCCACCAATAAACAATGAGGTCTCTGAAGGTATGGTTTATTGAAAGTCAGAGATGGGGAGAAATACAAGATGATCCTGAATCATCTTATCTGTTAGACAATACAATGTCAAAGAATAATTGGAAGCACATTAAAAGGACAAAGGAACCATCTTGTACAGCTTCCACTGGCCAAGATTGACACAATTTGAACATCAAAACAAATTAACAGCATAATAATGCAGAAGGTAAAACAGGAATACATTAAtttatacagatataaatatgTTAATCCATAAAGGAAGGAAAGCTTTTTACAATGCcagctaataaatgtagaaggaacaATGGCAATAGAAAAACACAATGTGGTAACCGTCATACTGGTGGTTGATTCAGTAAGTAGTTGACAACACAGGCTAGAGTTTGTGGGTAGAGGTTTGATGGACAGGATGTTGGCATAATCTCCAAATATTTCCCCACAAAATACTGATCAGCTACAGAGGTGAAAACAGTAACTTTATGATAAGCCTGTCAGAGAACAACATAATCAGATGATCAAAGTTCACTTCACCAGTGGCAGAGCAAGTCAGTGTGTTGTACTCCCTGATGAGATGCACTGAAAAGAGCCAGCATCACTCATGCTATATTCCTGCTAAGGATGCGTGGCCAGAGTGTGATCATGAGGAAACATTAGATGAACCCACTTGAAAGGTTCTTTCACAGAATGGAAAGCCTATGTTTAAATTGGCAAggacataaaaggaaaagacttCCAGATTGGAGGAGGCTGAAGAATCttaacaaggaaacaaaaaggaaagaaccaTTGGCATAATTCATAGTTTATGGATTGAATGATAATGTCTATTTCTTGATTTGGTTCAGTAAGCAAGTGTTTTTGGGGGGGAATACACACTCCAGTATTTAGGGGAAATAGAGTCCCATGTCTgctgttttttttcaaatgcatcagagaaagaggaatatgtgtgagtgtgtgtataggTTTAAGATTGCAAGCAAGTGTGCTAGAGGCATGGAGGAAATGCAGTGCACAGTTTGGGAAATCTGTTTTTGTGCACTGCTTATGACTTAAAGTTTGAAGTCATTTCAAAGTAAATGTGTGAACATTTAAGCTAATTGACGTAGCTAACACATAAGTAGAAAAAGGCAAGTGAAGCCATGTTAGCATCTCAGTAGATTCAGAAAACATCTTTTAGAACACTTTACACACCTTCATGATTGAAAAAAACTAAACTAGGGATGAAAGGaaatttcactaaaaaaaaaaaaatcatcctaagCAGATAAATACTGGACTACTTCTTCCTGATATTAATAATGAAACAGGAAGTCTTGTCACCACAAAGTCTATTCAACATTGGACTGAAAGCTCTATCTTGGTCAGGTTAGAAAggacaaaaaatcaaaaaatggcataaaaacttttaagattGAATTAAAACTCCTTATTTTCAGGTGATATCATTGTATTAGTAAAAAAGTCAATAAAGTCTATGGAAGAGTTATtagaaataagtgaatttagcaaactgactataaaaatcatatttttgtgtgtgatcaacaaatagaaaaaataagtgaTACCAGGACAATTGTATCCTTTCTGCCTAGGGTAGCATGTGCTAGACTTACCCTCCTGCCTGACAAAATTgggtaaaaggaaacaaaaactacTTGTTTTCAAGTCACAGGATGTCAGGCAATAAAGG
This genomic interval from Camelus ferus isolate YT-003-E chromosome 11, BCGSAC_Cfer_1.0, whole genome shotgun sequence contains the following:
- the LOC116667317 gene encoding zinc finger protein 37A-like — encoded protein: MAALRISRAAPALLPAATAAEQSLQEAPHGQSGGRGSSFPAQRRQRRRRRRRRLGSQPGGGGGGGGGRGHSPEMVRGQVFAVKPRSSNLLHRGGLPRRRVGSLSFRDVTVGFTWKEWKQLNPAQRALYRDVMLETYSHLISVGYCIPKPEVILKLEQGEEPWILEEESSSQSVPELINSSRNYSRNKFDEFNKGRKWLHGDKHERTHSEEKPYECNKNGNGLSLNEDSAPHQKIQILKQRFEYNECRKAFHENSLSVIQKKTYTGQNICEYTECGKNFCNMPSLTAHQRTHPADNHYDFNKCGGNFLEESILFEQSVHPLNQKSEFIQIQGTHSIDNIIEYNEYGNCFSEKLIFGVQQSIHTGEKTYECHECGKTFNQKSAHTRHQRTHTEEKSWECHECGKTFYKNSYLIKHQRIHTGEKPYECQECGRSFIEKSILTQHHRTHKRKKSYECPECGKSFASNSALTLHEKRHTGEKPNECCECGKAFLRKSDLIIHQRTHTGEKPYECNTCGKYFRHRSAFTLHQRIHTGEKSFICNECGKSFYVKSYLIVHQRIHTGERPYECDECGKSFSAKSTLNKHLKTHTGEKPYACIECGRFLCSFRSFTQHQRTHTGEKPFECNECGKNFRQKSSLTAHKKTHIIQKPYECNECRKSFCLKSRLTVHRRIHTGEKPYECNVCGKSFYVNSKLTVHQRTHLRRNSININEGNHSG